From one Pseudomonas fluorescens genomic stretch:
- the recR gene encoding recombination mediator RecR — MSFSPLIRQLIDALRILPGVGQKTAQRMALQLLERDRSGGTRLAQALNQAMEGVGHCRQCRTLTEQALCPQCSDPRRDDTLLCVVEGPMDVYAVEQTGYRGRYFVLKGHLSPLDGLGPEAIGIPQLMTRIEEQGSFTEVILATNPTVEGEATAHYIAQLLADKGLVASRIAHGVPLGGELELVDGGTLAHSFAGRKPISL, encoded by the coding sequence ATGAGTTTCAGCCCACTTATCCGACAGCTGATCGACGCATTGCGCATCTTGCCTGGCGTCGGCCAGAAAACCGCCCAACGCATGGCCTTGCAACTACTTGAGCGTGATCGCAGTGGGGGTACCCGTTTGGCCCAGGCCTTGAACCAGGCCATGGAAGGGGTGGGCCATTGCCGTCAGTGCCGGACCCTGACCGAGCAGGCGTTGTGCCCGCAGTGTTCCGATCCGCGCCGCGATGACACGCTGCTGTGCGTGGTGGAAGGGCCGATGGATGTCTATGCCGTAGAGCAAACCGGTTATCGCGGTCGCTACTTTGTGCTCAAGGGCCACCTGTCGCCGCTTGATGGCTTGGGCCCGGAAGCCATCGGCATTCCGCAACTGATGACCCGGATCGAGGAGCAGGGCAGCTTCACCGAGGTGATCCTCGCCACCAACCCAACGGTGGAAGGTGAAGCGACCGCCCATTACATCGCCCAGTTGCTGGCCGACAAAGGCTTGGTCGCTTCGCGGATTGCCCACGGTGTGCCGTTGGGCGGTGAACTGGAGTTGGTCGATGGCGGTACCCTGGCGCATTCGTTTGCCGGGCGCAAACCGATCTCGCTGTAA
- the ccoG gene encoding cytochrome c oxidase accessory protein CcoG codes for MSKQIPVHDVTPPASKDNSSVDLYASREKIYTRAFTGVFRNLRMLGGAFLFLLYFGTVWLNWGGHQAVWWNLPERKFYIFGTTIWPQDFILLSGLLIVAAFGLFFITVYAGRVWCGYTCPQSVWTWIFMWCEKVTEGDRNQRMKLDRAPMSGNKFLRKLAKHSLWLSIGFVTGMTFVGYFSPIRELVIEFFTGQADGWAYFWVGFFTLATYGNAGWLREQVCVYMCPYARFQSVMFDKDTLIVSYDPRRGETRGPRKKDLDYKAKGLGDCIDCTMCVQVCPTGIDIRDGLQIECIGCAACIDACDTIMDKMNYPKGLISYTTEHNLSGQKTHMVRPRLIGYAVVLLAMIGLLASAFVMRSLVGFDVSKDRVLYRENAQGRIENVYSLKVMNKDQRDHVYVLEAGGLPDLKLEGAREIRVAAGDIVSLPVQLSMAPEQLPSTTNEVIFTLKDADDSATQVEAKSRFIGPQIR; via the coding sequence ATGAGCAAGCAGATTCCGGTACATGACGTCACCCCGCCTGCCAGTAAAGACAACAGCAGCGTCGATCTCTATGCCTCGCGAGAAAAGATCTACACCCGCGCCTTCACCGGCGTGTTCCGCAACCTGCGCATGCTCGGCGGCGCCTTCCTGTTCCTGCTGTACTTCGGTACGGTGTGGCTGAACTGGGGTGGCCACCAGGCCGTCTGGTGGAACCTGCCGGAGCGCAAGTTCTACATTTTCGGCACCACCATCTGGCCCCAGGATTTCATCCTGCTCTCAGGCCTGTTGATCGTCGCCGCCTTCGGCCTGTTCTTCATCACCGTCTACGCTGGCCGTGTCTGGTGCGGTTATACCTGCCCGCAAAGCGTGTGGACCTGGATCTTCATGTGGTGCGAAAAAGTCACCGAAGGCGACCGCAACCAGCGCATGAAACTCGACAGGGCGCCGATGAGCGGCAACAAGTTCCTGCGCAAGCTGGCCAAGCACAGCCTGTGGCTGAGCATCGGCTTTGTCACCGGCATGACCTTCGTCGGCTACTTCTCGCCGATCCGCGAGCTGGTCATCGAGTTCTTCACCGGCCAGGCCGACGGCTGGGCCTACTTCTGGGTCGGTTTCTTCACCCTGGCCACCTATGGCAACGCCGGCTGGCTGCGTGAGCAGGTGTGCGTGTACATGTGCCCGTATGCGCGCTTCCAGAGCGTGATGTTCGACAAGGACACCCTGATCGTCTCCTACGACCCGCGCCGCGGCGAAACCCGCGGCCCGCGCAAGAAAGACCTCGACTACAAAGCCAAGGGCCTGGGCGACTGCATCGATTGCACCATGTGCGTACAGGTGTGCCCGACCGGCATCGACATCCGTGACGGCCTGCAGATCGAATGTATCGGCTGCGCCGCCTGCATCGATGCCTGCGACACCATCATGGACAAGATGAACTACCCCAAAGGCCTGATCAGCTACACCACCGAGCACAACCTGTCGGGACAGAAGACCCACATGGTGCGTCCGCGCCTGATCGGCTATGCCGTGGTGTTGCTGGCGATGATCGGCCTGCTGGCCAGCGCCTTCGTCATGCGTTCACTGGTCGGTTTCGACGTCAGCAAGGACCGTGTGCTGTACCGCGAGAACGCCCAGGGGCGGATCGAGAACGTCTACAGCCTGAAGGTCATGAACAAGGATCAGCGCGACCACGTCTACGTGCTCGAAGCGGGTGGCCTGCCAGACCTCAAGCTTGAGGGTGCACGGGAAATCCGCGTCGCCGCCGGCGATATCGTCAGCCTGCCAGTGCAATTGTCGATGGCTCCGGAGCAACTGCCGTCGACCACCAACGAAGTCATCTTCACCCTCAAGGACGCTGACGACAGCGCCACCCAGGTTGAAGCCAAGAGCCGCTTCATCGGCCCGCAAATTCGATAA
- a CDS encoding FixH family protein encodes MPSATAASPWYKHLWPWIIIGVLATSVTLSLTMVTIAVNNPDNLVNDNYYEAGKGINRSLDRELLAQTLNLKASVHLDELTGEVDLRLTGNSMPRTLELNLISPTQPEKDRKIVLTRSESEAGRYLGQLSDKVEGRRFVELLGSQDEHVWRLFEEEEVAHDKTLVLGDEALQGAEHLEK; translated from the coding sequence ATGCCTTCTGCAACTGCCGCTAGCCCTTGGTACAAGCACCTCTGGCCGTGGATCATCATCGGCGTGCTGGCCACTTCGGTGACCCTGAGCCTGACCATGGTGACCATTGCGGTGAACAACCCGGACAACCTGGTCAACGACAACTACTACGAGGCTGGTAAAGGCATCAACCGCTCGCTGGACCGTGAACTGCTAGCCCAGACCCTCAACCTCAAGGCCAGCGTGCACCTGGACGAACTGACCGGCGAAGTCGACCTGCGCCTGACCGGCAACAGCATGCCGCGAACCCTGGAGCTGAACCTGATCTCGCCGACCCAGCCGGAGAAGGACCGCAAGATCGTCCTGACCCGCAGCGAGAGCGAAGCCGGGCGCTACCTGGGCCAACTCAGCGATAAGGTTGAAGGCCGGCGTTTCGTCGAGCTGCTGGGCAGCCAGGATGAGCATGTATGGCGCCTGTTCGAGGAAGAGGAAGTCGCTCACGACAAGACCCTGGTACTCGGTGACGAGGCGCTGCAAGGGGCTGAACACCTCGAGAAATGA
- a CDS encoding adenine phosphoribosyltransferase, with protein MPSDTFNLKALIRPVPDFPKPGVIFRDITPLFQSPRGLRHVADAFIERYVETDFSHIGAMDARGFLIGSIIAHQLNKPLILFRKQGKLPADVLAEGYQTEYGEAFLEVHADSLCEGDSVLIFDDLIATGGTLLAATKLVRRMGAQVLEAAAIIDLPELGGSQRLNDAGVPTFCLTEFSLSEY; from the coding sequence ATGCCTAGCGACACCTTCAACCTCAAAGCCCTGATCCGCCCGGTACCGGACTTCCCCAAGCCGGGCGTGATCTTTCGCGACATCACCCCGCTGTTCCAGTCGCCGCGCGGCCTGCGCCATGTCGCCGATGCCTTTATCGAACGCTACGTCGAAACCGACTTCAGCCATATCGGCGCCATGGATGCGCGCGGCTTTCTGATCGGCTCGATCATCGCCCACCAACTGAACAAGCCGCTGATCCTGTTTCGCAAGCAGGGCAAGCTGCCGGCCGATGTGCTCGCCGAGGGTTATCAGACCGAGTACGGCGAAGCCTTCCTCGAAGTGCACGCCGACAGCCTCTGTGAAGGCGACTCGGTGCTGATTTTCGATGACCTGATTGCCACCGGTGGCACCTTGCTGGCCGCCACCAAGCTGGTACGACGCATGGGTGCGCAGGTGCTCGAGGCGGCAGCGATCATCGACCTGCCGGAGCTGGGTGGCTCACAGCGCCTGAACGACGCTGGTGTGCCGACCTTCTGCCTGACCGAGTTCTCGCTGAGCGAGTATTGA
- a CDS encoding heavy metal translocating P-type ATPase has protein sequence MTSPTPCYHCALPVPAGSHFTAVVLGQPRAFCCPGCQAVAEAIVAGNLESYYQHRSEASANPDALPQQLVDELALYDRADVQKPFVRHSGELAETTLLIEGISCAACGWLIEKHLRNLPAVAEARLNLSNHRLQVSWADSQLPLSKLLAELRHIGYAAHPYQADRAAEQLASENRTALRQLGVAGLLWFQAMMATMATWPEFNIDLSPELHTILRWVAMFLTTPIVFYSCAPFFRGAARDLRTRHLTMDVSVSLAIGLAYGAGIWTAITGSGELYFDAVGMFALFLLAGRYLERRARERTAAATAQLVNLLPASCLRLGFAGQSERILLSELRLKDCVLIQPGHVIPADGRIVSGQSSIDESLLTGEYLPQPRSAGDAVTAGTLNVESALTVEVQALGQDTRLSAIVRLLERAQSEKPRLAEIADRASQWFLLFTLIASAAIGLLWWQIDPSRAFWIVLAMLVATCPCALSLATPTALTAATGTLHKLGLLLTRGHVLEGLNQIDTVIFDKTGTLTEGRLTLRAIRPLADTDADRCLMLAAALENRSEHPIARAFGRASQAADDVQAMPGLGLEGKVGGQQLRIGEAGFVCALSGTRAPAMPDEAGQWLLLGDQQGPLAWFVLDDRLRSDAADLLAACRARGWQTLLLSGDSSPMVQSVAAELQIDQAIGGLRPDDKLEKLKHLQQQGRKVLMLGDGVNDVPILAAADISIAMGSATDLAKTCADAVLLSNRLDALVQAFSLARRTRRIIIENLLWASAYNGVMLPFAALGWITPIWAAVGMSVSSLIVVLNALRLTRVSGLPASHAPATATHPATA, from the coding sequence ATGACCAGCCCCACGCCCTGCTACCACTGCGCCCTGCCCGTGCCTGCCGGCAGCCACTTCACCGCCGTGGTACTTGGCCAGCCACGGGCGTTCTGCTGTCCGGGCTGCCAGGCGGTGGCCGAAGCCATCGTCGCCGGCAACCTGGAAAGCTATTACCAGCACCGCAGTGAAGCCAGCGCCAACCCCGACGCCCTGCCCCAGCAACTGGTCGACGAACTGGCCTTGTATGACCGCGCCGATGTGCAAAAGCCCTTCGTGCGCCACAGTGGCGAACTGGCCGAAACCACCTTGCTGATCGAAGGTATCAGCTGCGCCGCCTGCGGCTGGCTGATCGAAAAGCACCTGCGCAACCTGCCGGCCGTGGCCGAGGCGCGACTGAACCTGTCCAACCACCGCCTGCAGGTCAGCTGGGCCGACAGCCAGTTGCCACTGTCCAAGCTGCTCGCCGAGCTGCGCCATATCGGCTACGCCGCTCACCCCTACCAGGCCGATCGCGCCGCCGAACAGCTGGCCAGCGAAAACCGCACCGCCCTGCGTCAGCTGGGCGTCGCCGGGTTGTTGTGGTTCCAGGCGATGATGGCGACCATGGCTACCTGGCCGGAATTCAACATCGACCTCAGTCCCGAGTTGCATACCATCCTGCGCTGGGTCGCGATGTTCCTCACCACGCCGATCGTGTTTTATAGCTGCGCACCGTTCTTTCGCGGCGCCGCCCGCGATTTGCGCACGCGCCACCTGACCATGGACGTCTCGGTCTCACTGGCCATCGGCCTGGCTTACGGTGCCGGGATCTGGACCGCGATCACCGGCAGCGGCGAGCTGTACTTCGACGCCGTGGGCATGTTTGCCCTGTTCCTGCTGGCCGGGCGCTATCTGGAACGCCGCGCCCGCGAGCGCACGGCCGCCGCCACCGCGCAACTGGTCAACCTCCTGCCGGCTTCGTGCCTGCGCCTGGGCTTCGCCGGGCAGAGCGAGCGGATCCTGCTCAGCGAACTGCGCCTGAAAGACTGCGTGCTGATCCAACCCGGTCATGTCATTCCTGCCGACGGGCGCATCGTCAGCGGCCAGTCGAGCATCGACGAATCGCTGCTGACCGGTGAATACCTGCCACAACCGCGCAGCGCCGGCGACGCAGTCACTGCCGGCACCCTTAACGTCGAAAGCGCACTGACCGTCGAAGTCCAGGCCCTGGGCCAGGACACCCGGCTGTCGGCCATCGTCCGCCTGCTGGAGCGGGCGCAGTCGGAAAAACCGCGCCTGGCGGAAATCGCCGACCGCGCCTCGCAATGGTTTTTGCTGTTCACCCTGATCGCCTCCGCCGCCATCGGCCTGCTCTGGTGGCAGATCGACCCGTCGCGGGCGTTCTGGATCGTCCTCGCCATGCTGGTTGCCACCTGCCCCTGCGCCCTGTCGCTGGCCACTCCAACCGCGCTGACCGCTGCCACCGGCACCCTGCACAAGCTTGGCCTGCTGCTGACCCGCGGCCACGTGCTGGAAGGCTTGAACCAGATCGACACGGTGATCTTCGACAAGACCGGCACCCTCACCGAAGGCCGCCTGACCCTGCGGGCGATTCGTCCCCTGGCGGACACCGACGCCGACCGTTGCCTGATGCTCGCCGCCGCCCTCGAGAACCGCTCCGAACACCCCATCGCCCGTGCTTTCGGCCGTGCCAGCCAGGCCGCCGATGACGTTCAGGCAATGCCTGGCCTGGGTCTGGAAGGCAAGGTTGGCGGGCAGCAGCTACGCATCGGCGAAGCGGGTTTTGTCTGCGCGCTCAGTGGCACCCGGGCACCGGCGATGCCGGACGAAGCCGGGCAATGGCTGCTGCTCGGTGACCAGCAGGGCCCGCTGGCCTGGTTCGTCCTCGACGACCGCCTGCGCAGCGACGCCGCCGACCTGCTGGCTGCCTGCCGCGCCCGTGGCTGGCAAACCCTGTTGTTGTCCGGCGACAGCTCGCCGATGGTCCAGAGCGTGGCCGCCGAACTGCAGATCGACCAGGCTATTGGCGGCCTGCGCCCAGATGACAAGCTGGAGAAACTCAAGCACCTGCAGCAGCAAGGGCGCAAGGTGCTGATGCTCGGAGACGGGGTCAATGATGTGCCGATCCTGGCGGCTGCCGACATCAGCATTGCCATGGGCTCGGCCACCGACCTGGCGAAGACCTGCGCCGACGCGGTGCTGCTGTCCAACCGTCTGGACGCCCTGGTCCAGGCCTTCAGCCTGGCCCGACGCACACGACGGATCATTATCGAGAACCTGCTGTGGGCCTCGGCGTATAATGGCGTCATGCTGCCGTTTGCCGCGCTGGGCTGGATCACGCCAATCTGGGCGGCGGTCGGCATGTCGGTCAGCTCGCTGATCGTGGTCCTCAATGCCCTGCGCCTGACCCGCGTCAGCGGCCTGCCGGCCAGCCATGCGCCAGCCACCGCCACGCATCCCGCGACGGCCTGA
- the fnrA gene encoding Crp/Fnr family transcriptional regulator FnrA: MSEPVKLRPHNQAHCKDCSLAPLCLPLSLNLEDMDALDEIVKRGRPLKKGEFLFRQGDNFGSVYAVRSGALKTFSLSDSGEEQITGFHLPSELVGLSGMDTEAYPVSAQAQETTSVCEIPFERLDELSVQLPQLRRQLMRVMSREIRDDQQMMLLLSKKTADERIATFLVNLSARFRARGYSANQFRLSMSRNEIGNYLGLAVETVSRVFTRFQQNGLIQAEGKEIHILDPIQLCALAGGSLES, translated from the coding sequence ATGTCCGAGCCAGTCAAACTGCGCCCCCATAACCAGGCCCATTGCAAGGATTGCAGCCTGGCGCCTCTGTGCCTGCCCTTGTCGCTGAACTTGGAAGACATGGATGCACTGGATGAAATCGTCAAACGCGGGCGTCCGCTGAAAAAAGGCGAGTTTCTGTTCCGCCAGGGCGACAATTTCGGCTCGGTCTATGCGGTGCGCTCCGGCGCCCTGAAAACCTTCAGCCTGAGCGACAGTGGTGAGGAGCAGATCACCGGCTTCCACCTGCCCAGCGAGCTGGTCGGCCTGTCCGGCATGGACACCGAAGCCTACCCGGTGTCGGCCCAGGCCCAGGAAACCACGTCGGTCTGCGAAATCCCCTTCGAACGCCTGGACGAGCTGTCGGTGCAACTGCCCCAGCTGCGTCGCCAGTTGATGCGGGTGATGAGCCGCGAGATTCGCGACGATCAGCAGATGATGCTGCTGCTGTCGAAAAAGACCGCCGATGAACGCATCGCCACCTTCCTGGTCAACCTCTCGGCGCGCTTCCGTGCCCGTGGCTACTCGGCCAATCAGTTCCGCCTGAGCATGTCGCGCAACGAGATCGGCAACTACCTGGGCCTGGCGGTCGAGACCGTCTCGCGGGTGTTCACGCGCTTCCAGCAGAACGGCCTGATCCAGGCCGAAGGCAAGGAAATCCATATCCTTGACCCGATCCAACTGTGCGCCCTGGCCGGTGGTTCGCTGGAAAGCTGA
- the ccoS gene encoding cbb3-type cytochrome oxidase assembly protein CcoS yields the protein MPALYIMIPAALLIVAIAIYIFFWAVDSGQYDDLDGPAHSILFDDQDPQHQAAMDEADGKKPDDGTPPRD from the coding sequence ATGCCCGCGCTTTACATCATGATCCCGGCCGCCCTGCTGATCGTCGCCATCGCCATCTACATCTTCTTCTGGGCAGTGGACAGCGGCCAGTACGACGACCTCGACGGCCCGGCCCACAGCATCCTGTTCGACGATCAGGACCCCCAGCACCAGGCGGCCATGGACGAGGCCGACGGCAAGAAACCCGACGACGGTACGCCGCCTCGTGACTGA
- a CDS encoding sulfite exporter TauE/SafE family protein — protein sequence MTELLPLLSSALILGLLGGGHCLGMCGGLMGALTLAIPKEQRSRRFRLLLAYNLGRILSYALAGLLLGLAGWAVANSPVATAMRVLAALLLISMGLYLAGWWSGLTRIESLGRGLWRHIQPVANRLLPVSSLPRALLLGALWGWLPCGLVYSTLLWAASQGNAADSALLMLAFGLGTWPVLLATGLAAERTSALLRQRGVRIAGGVLVMLFGLWTLPGPHQHWLMGH from the coding sequence GTGACTGAACTTCTGCCCCTGCTCAGCTCAGCGTTGATCCTAGGCCTGCTCGGTGGTGGCCACTGCCTGGGCATGTGCGGCGGCCTGATGGGCGCGCTGACCCTGGCCATTCCCAAGGAGCAACGCAGCCGGCGTTTTCGCCTGCTGCTGGCCTACAACCTGGGACGCATCCTCAGTTACGCCCTGGCCGGCCTGTTGCTCGGCCTCGCCGGCTGGGCGGTTGCCAACAGCCCGGTGGCGACCGCCATGCGCGTATTGGCGGCCCTGCTGCTGATCAGCATGGGCCTGTACCTGGCCGGCTGGTGGAGCGGCCTGACCCGCATCGAAAGCCTGGGCCGTGGCCTGTGGCGGCATATCCAGCCCGTGGCCAACCGCCTGCTGCCGGTGTCCAGCCTGCCGCGTGCCCTGCTGCTCGGCGCCCTATGGGGCTGGCTGCCATGCGGGCTGGTGTACAGCACGCTGCTGTGGGCGGCTAGCCAGGGCAATGCCGCCGACAGCGCGCTGTTGATGCTGGCCTTCGGCCTGGGCACCTGGCCGGTGCTGCTGGCAACCGGCCTTGCCGCCGAACGCACCAGCGCCCTGCTGCGCCAGCGTGGCGTGCGCATCGCTGGTGGCGTGCTGGTCATGCTGTTCGGCCTGTGGACCCTGCCAGGGCCGCACCAGCACTGGCTGATGGGCCACTGA
- the hemN gene encoding oxygen-independent coproporphyrinogen III oxidase: MLDVLRWDSDLIRRYDLAGPRYTSYPTAVQLHSEVGSFDLLHALRDSRRAVRPLSIYVHVPFCANICYYCACNKVITKDRGRAAPYLQRLEQEIQLIACHLDPKQTVEQLHFGGGTPTFLSHVELRQLMAHLRQHFNLLDDDSGDYGIEIDPREADWSTMGLLRELGFNRVSLGVQDLDPVVQRAINRLQSLEQTRAIIEAARTLQFRSINLDLIYGLPKQTPEGFARTVEEVIKLQPDRLSVFNYAHLPERFMPQRRIDSSELPAPAAKLEMLHNTIEQLTAAGYVYIGMDHFALPDDELAIAQEESTLQRNFQGYTTHGHCDLIGLGVSAISQIGDLYCQNSSDLNTYQDTLSTAQLATSRGLICNDDDRLRRAVIQQLICHFELDFETIERAFTIDFRGYFKDQWPALQAMHKDGLIELSNESIKVLPAGRLLVRSVCMVFDAYLDLHNRQRFSRVI; encoded by the coding sequence ATGCTCGACGTTCTTCGTTGGGACTCCGACCTGATTCGCCGCTACGACCTGGCCGGCCCACGCTACACCTCCTACCCGACCGCGGTGCAACTGCACAGCGAAGTTGGCTCTTTCGACCTGCTGCACGCCCTGCGTGACAGCCGTCGTGCCGTTCGCCCACTGTCGATCTATGTACATGTGCCGTTCTGCGCCAACATCTGCTACTACTGCGCCTGCAACAAGGTCATCACCAAGGACCGAGGCCGCGCCGCGCCCTACCTGCAGCGCCTGGAGCAGGAAATCCAGCTGATCGCCTGCCACCTCGACCCCAAGCAGACCGTCGAGCAGTTGCACTTTGGCGGCGGCACCCCGACCTTTTTAAGCCACGTCGAACTGCGCCAGTTGATGGCCCACCTGCGCCAGCACTTCAATCTGCTGGACGACGACTCCGGTGACTACGGCATCGAGATCGACCCGCGCGAGGCCGACTGGTCGACCATGGGACTGCTTCGTGAACTGGGTTTCAACCGCGTCAGCCTCGGCGTCCAGGACCTCGATCCGGTGGTGCAGCGAGCGATCAACCGCCTGCAGAGCCTGGAGCAAACCCGGGCGATCATCGAAGCGGCGCGCACCCTGCAATTTCGCTCGATCAACCTCGACCTGATCTACGGCCTGCCCAAGCAGACGCCGGAAGGCTTCGCCCGCACCGTCGAAGAAGTGATCAAGCTGCAACCGGACCGTCTCTCGGTGTTCAACTATGCCCACCTGCCGGAGCGCTTCATGCCCCAGCGGCGCATCGACAGCAGCGAGTTGCCGGCCCCGGCAGCAAAACTGGAAATGCTCCACAACACCATCGAGCAACTGACCGCCGCCGGTTACGTGTACATCGGCATGGACCACTTCGCCCTGCCCGATGACGAGCTGGCGATCGCTCAGGAAGAATCCACCCTGCAACGCAACTTCCAGGGCTACACCACCCACGGCCATTGCGACCTGATCGGCCTCGGGGTCTCGGCGATCAGCCAGATCGGCGACCTTTACTGCCAGAACAGCAGCGACCTCAACACCTACCAGGACACCCTGTCCACGGCCCAGCTGGCCACCAGCCGCGGCCTGATCTGCAACGACGATGATCGCCTGCGCCGGGCGGTGATCCAGCAGTTGATCTGCCATTTCGAACTGGACTTCGAGACCATCGAACGGGCGTTCACCATCGATTTTCGCGGCTACTTCAAGGACCAGTGGCCTGCCCTGCAAGCCATGCACAAGGACGGGCTGATCGAGCTGAGCAACGAAAGCATCAAAGTGCTGCCTGCCGGGCGGCTGCTGGTGCGCTCGGTGTGCATGGTGTTCGACGCTTACCTGGACCTGCACAACCGCCAGCGTTTCTCTCGGGTTATCTGA